A window of Panicum virgatum strain AP13 chromosome 8K, P.virgatum_v5, whole genome shotgun sequence contains these coding sequences:
- the LOC120645765 gene encoding F-box protein At5g25290-like produces MMSLRHLFLRAVSKFFLSSSPSLLKALQGIGHVHQPGPSLKDDVSEYRPELPVDILMDIFALLEIPDLLRAGAVCSTWHAAYTSLLSHGCYHRPQTPCLLYTSESDADNVACLYNLAEDRVYRLTLPELAIRSRYLIGSSNGWLVSADERSELHMVNPITGEQIALPPVTTIEQVKPILDDAGEIKEYELSHFSGEEVYRDPTILALNELRDDLYSKAFVFPDEASSGSYVVVLIHEPYELSFARPGDSKWTLLAARDSYEDCMYVDGVLYAVTGACRIDAFDLTGPTNLRKVIMEETKNFIYEHIYITKTSSGDLLLVWREQDVKGEGDVGEDAPEPVQWELISEIKMETRKITLYKVDMEAKELVEINSLHDHVLFLGYSQTYCLGAEEYPSLKANHAYLTDSQRYIASWKRNCRDICVFNLESNSAEEIVPPQCWCSWPAPIWITPNLTKMSSRLKE; encoded by the coding sequence ATGATGAGCCTTCGCCATCTGTTCTTGCGAGCTGTTTCCAAGTTCTTCCTTTCCTCCTCTCCGAGTTTACTGAAGGCACTCCAGGGAATTGGGCATGTTCATCAACCAGGACCATCGCTCAAGGACGATGTCAGCGAGTACCGGCCTGAACTGCCGGTGGACATCCTGATGGACATCTTTGCCCTGCTAGAGATCCCTGACCTGCTGCGTGCCGGCGCCGTATGCTCCACGTGGCACGCTGCGTACACCAGCCTGCTCAGCCATGGATGTTACCATCGGCCACAGACGCCATGCCTCCTCTACACATCTGAATCTGACGCGGATAACGTTGCCTGCCTCTACAACCTCGCAGAGGACAGGGTCTACAGGCTCACGCTCCCGGAGCTGGCGATCCGCAGCCGGTATCTGATTGGCTCCTCCAATGGCTGGCTGGTCAGCGCCGACGAGAGGTCGGAGCTGCACATGGTCAACCCAATCACCGGTGAGCAGATCGCCCTCCCACCGGTGACCACCATCGAGCAGGTCAAGCCCATCTTGGACGACGCCGGTGAGATTAAGGAGTATGAGTTGTCGCATTTCAGCGGAGAAGAGGTTTACCGTGACCCAACAATTCTTGCTCTCAATGAGCTGCGTGATGACCTCTACTCCAAGGCATTTGTGTTCCCTGATGAGGCCTCTTCAGGAAGCTACGTTGTGGTCTTGATCCACGAACCATATGAGCTTTCATTTGCAAGACCAGGAGATTCTAAATGGACACTGCTGGCAGCAAGAGATTCCTATGAAGACTGCATGTACGTGGATGGCGTACTGTATGCAGTGACAGGTGCTTGCAGAATTGATGCTTTTGATCTCACCGGCCCTACTAACTTAAGGAAGGTGATTATGGAAGAAACAAAGAACTTTATTTATGAACACATATACATTACTAAGACGTCATCAGGAGATCTGCTGCTAGTTTGGAGGGAACAGGATGTCAAAGGTGAGGGCGATGTGGGCGAGGATGCTCCAGAGCCTGTACAATGGGAACTAATTTCAGAGATCAAGATGGAAACTAGGAAAATCACGTTGTACAAAGTTGACATGGAAGCAAAAGAGCTCGTCGAAATTAATAGTCTGCATGACCATGTGTTGTTCCTTGGGTATAGCCAGACGTATTGTCTAGGTGCTGAAGAATATCCATCATTGAAGGCAAATCATGCCTACTTGACAGACAGTCAAAGATATATAGCATCTTGGAAGAGAAATTGCCGTGATATATGTGTTTTCAATTTGGAAAGTAACAGTGCTGAAGAAATTGTGCCTCCTCAGTGTTGGTGCAGCTGGCCAGCTCCCATATGGATAACACCTAACCTTACAAAGATGAGCTCAAGATTAAAGGAATAG
- the LOC120646320 gene encoding uncharacterized protein LOC120646320, whose amino-acid sequence MDPKPRRGRLRRWAGLLSALVSRGGAWVRRAAAAMRSRLARRAALLVKRGGLRRAEEEGDARTAAGAGDPKSLPSAVQGRGQPRPPSTPRFREEEDHGHGDARGSGNSLVTGSPSAAQEDRGKSKTRDGEASRDAAPATTRDESGNQEDLPRLPLHRGQGMDAAAAPSADLLAPGGIGGAERTKIGDRSIVAPSPPVKLEIDAADDVTVDAPPVVSDTLLVQRDVAASAPAGGSSSAERTKIGGDRSIVAPSLVKQEIDAAAESSDRGE is encoded by the coding sequence ATGGACCCCAAGCCACGGCGGGGCCGCCTGCGGAGGTGGGCCGGCCTCCTCTCCGCCCTCGTCTCCAGGGGTGGGGCATgggtgcgccgcgccgccgcggcgatgcGGAGCCGGCTTGCTCGTCGCGCCGCGCTCCTAGTCAAGAGAGGAGGCCTAAggcgcgccgaggaggagggagacgcCCGCACCGCAGCGGGAGCCGGCGACCCCAAGAGCCTGCCGTCGGCGGTGCAAGGCCGCGGCCAACCGCGGCCGCCAAGTACCCCGCGCTtccgggaggaagaagaccacGGGCACGGCGATGCGAGGGGCTCCGGCAACAGCCTCGTCACCGGGAGTCCCTCGGCGGCGCAAGAAGACCGCGGCAAGAGCAAGACCCGCGACGGCGAGGCCAGCAGGGACGCCGCGCCCGCGACGACACGCGACGAGTCGGGGAACCAGGAGGACTTGCCGCGCCTCCCACTTCATCGCGGCCAGGGGAtggacgccgcggccgcgcccagcGCCGACCTGTTGGCGCCCGGCGGGATTGGGGGTGCAGAGCGCACCAAGATCGGCGACCGCAGCATCGTCGCGCCCAGCCCCCCGGTGAAGCTGGAGATTGACGCCGCGGACGACGTGACCGTCGACGCGCCTCCTGTGGTCTCCGACACGTTGCTCGTCCAGCGCGACGTCGCGGCTTCAGCACCTGCGGGCGGGAGCTCGAGTGCAGAGCGCACCAAGATCGGCGGCGACCGCAGCATCGTCGCGCCTAGCCTCGTCAAGCAGGAgatcgacgccgccgcggagtcctccgatcgcggcgAATAA